In Plasmodium yoelii strain 17X genome assembly, chromosome: 6, one DNA window encodes the following:
- a CDS encoding GPI mannosyltransferase 1, putative — protein MGNSITEKRSKIFKQNKSYFSDINNIDYTKKIIYFLGILVRIITYYYGLWQDKNLNVKFTDIDYYVFSDAAKYVLNNKSPYNRYTYRYTPLLAYLMIPNFIINFSFGKFLFSSIDFLVSIIIIKIIKIKYPENKNYILYASLWLLNPLVITISIRGNADCIPCLLVLLTVFFIYQKKIYVSAFFYGLSVNFKIYPIIYSLPLMLYLNKNYLNKDNIFQLKQIKTEGIYINKIISIFYIIRNFFKELFKLNTDQLKFSLFSFTTFLALNLIFYAIYGYEFLYESFIYHLVRQDHKHNFSLFFYIMYLTIENNSKIIPLITFIPQFVLVALFGFKYAKSNLELSMFLQTLSFIALNKVITSQYFIWCTPFLPIILNSITLNRTNLILIFCAVLFFVIAKAHWLFWAYYLEFKGYNTFIQIFYSSILFVISEMSVCWIFMYMSFKEENKKNVLKE, from the exons atggGGAATAGTATTACAGAAAAAAgatcaaaaatatttaaacagAATAAAAGTTACTTTAgtgatataaataacattgattatacgaaaaaaataatatattttttaggaATATTAGTACGTATTATAACTTATTATTATGGATTATGGCAAgacaaaaatttaaatgtaaAATTTACAGACATAGATTATTATGTATTTTCGGATGCTgcaaaatatgtattaaataataagtcTCCATATAATAGATATACATATCGGTACACACCATTGTTAGCTTATTTAATGATaccaaattttataattaatttttcatttggaaaatttcttttttcttcaaTAGATTTTCTTGttagtattattataataaaaataataaaaataaaatatcctgaaaataaaaattatattttgtatgcTTCATTATGGCTCTTAAATCCATTAGTTATTACCATTTCAATTCGAGGCAATGCTGATTGCATACCCTGTTTACTTGTTTTATTAACtgtgttttttatttatcaaaaaaaaatatatgtttcgGCTTTTTTTTATGGATTATCTGTTAACTTTAAAATATACCCAATTATCTATTCCTTACCATTAATGTTATATCTAAATAAGAACTATCTAAATAAggataatatatttcaattgaaacaaataaaaacagaaggcatatatataaataaaattataagcattttttatataataaggaatttttTCAAAGagttatttaaattaaacaCTGATCAACTCAAATTTTCCCTATTTAGCTTTACTACCTTTCTAGCTTTAAACCTGATTTTTTATGCAAT ATATGGATATGAATTTTTATACGAATCGTTTATTTACCATTTAGTTAGACAAGATCATAAGCACAATTTTTccctctttttttatattatgtaCTTAACTATTGAGAATAATTCAAAG aTCATTCCGCTAATAACATTTATACCTCAATTTGTTCTTGTTGCATTATTTGGGTTTAAATATGCAAAATCAAATTTAGAGCTATCCATGTTTTTacaa aCGCTATCTTTCATAGCATTGAATAAAGTCATCACATCTCAG TACTTTATTTGGTGTACCCCCTTTCTTCCAATCATATTAAATTCTATAACCTTAAACAGG ACCAATTTAATCCTTATATTTTGTGCAGTATTGTTTTTTGTTATAGCTAAG GCACATTGGCTTTTTTGGGCTTATTATCTTGAGTTCAAAGGATATAACACCTTTATACAA aTATTTTATTCCTCAATTTTATTCGTTATATCGGAGATGAGTGTATGTTggatttttatgtatatgtcTTTTAAGGaagaaaacaaaaaaaatgtgttaaAGGAATAA